In the genome of Pseudomonas putida, one region contains:
- the dapF gene encoding diaminopimelate epimerase has translation MLLRFTKMHGLGNDFMVLDLVSQHAHIQPKHAKQWGDRNTGVGFDQLLIVEAPSNPDVDFRYRIFNADGSEVEQCGNGARCFARFVLDKRLTAKKRIRVETKGGIIELDVRNDGQVCVDMGPPRFVPAEIPFIADEQALNYPLDVDGQVHSIAAVSMGNPHSVLRVDDVRTAPVHELGPKIEHHPRFPQRVNAGFIQVVDRHHANLRVWERGAGETQACGTGACAAAVAAISQGWMDSPVSIDLPGGRLNIEWAGPGKPVLMTGPAVRVYEGQVRL, from the coding sequence ATGCTGCTGCGTTTCACCAAGATGCACGGGCTGGGCAACGACTTCATGGTCCTGGACCTGGTCAGCCAGCACGCGCACATCCAGCCCAAGCACGCCAAGCAGTGGGGAGACCGCAATACCGGCGTCGGCTTCGACCAACTGCTGATCGTCGAGGCGCCGAGCAATCCAGACGTGGACTTCCGCTACCGGATCTTCAATGCCGACGGCTCCGAGGTCGAACAGTGTGGCAACGGCGCGCGCTGCTTCGCCCGCTTCGTGCTGGACAAGCGCCTGACCGCGAAGAAGCGCATCCGCGTGGAAACCAAGGGCGGCATCATCGAGCTGGACGTGCGCAACGACGGCCAGGTGTGTGTCGACATGGGCCCGCCGCGCTTCGTCCCGGCCGAGATCCCCTTCATCGCCGATGAACAGGCCCTGAACTACCCACTGGACGTCGACGGCCAGGTGCATTCGATCGCTGCCGTGTCCATGGGCAACCCCCACTCGGTGCTGCGTGTCGATGACGTGCGCACGGCCCCGGTGCATGAGCTGGGCCCGAAAATCGAACACCATCCGCGCTTCCCGCAGCGGGTCAATGCCGGTTTCATCCAGGTCGTCGACCGCCATCACGCCAACCTGCGGGTCTGGGAACGTGGCGCTGGCGAAACCCAGGCTTGTGGCACCGGGGCCTGCGCGGCCGCGGTAGCAGCTATCAGCCAGGGCTGGATGGACTCCCCCGTGAGCATCGACCTGCCGGGCGGCCGTCTGAACATCGAGTGGGCCGGCCCCGGCAAGCCCGTACTGATGACCGGCCCAGCCGTACGCGTGTACGAAGGACAGGTTCGTCTCTAA
- a CDS encoding DUF484 family protein, with protein MTDQPQVVPEQDLDAEAVVAYLRAHPTFFAEHDELLVEQRIPHQRGDSVSLVERQLKLLRDRNIEMRHRLSQLMDVARDNDRLFEKTRRLILDLLDAGSLEEVVMAVEDSLRQEFQVPFVSLILFGESATPVGRWASNGEAQQAIGALLGTGKTVSGNLREHELAFLFGEEQRKEVGSSAVATLEYQGLHGVLAIGSHDPQHYKSSVGTLFLGYIAEVLGRVVPRFTQTLRPVR; from the coding sequence ATGACCGATCAGCCCCAGGTTGTACCCGAACAGGACCTCGACGCCGAAGCGGTGGTCGCCTACCTGCGCGCCCATCCGACGTTCTTCGCCGAGCACGACGAGCTGCTGGTCGAGCAGCGCATCCCGCACCAGCGTGGCGACAGCGTGTCGCTGGTGGAACGTCAGCTCAAGTTGCTGCGCGACCGCAACATCGAGATGCGTCATCGCCTCTCACAACTGATGGACGTGGCCCGGGACAACGACCGGCTGTTCGAAAAGACCCGCCGCCTGATCCTCGACCTGCTCGACGCGGGCAGCCTCGAGGAAGTGGTCATGGCCGTCGAGGACAGCCTGCGCCAGGAGTTCCAGGTGCCGTTCGTCAGCCTCATCCTCTTTGGTGAGAGCGCAACCCCAGTCGGGCGCTGGGCCAGCAACGGAGAGGCACAACAGGCCATCGGCGCGCTGCTGGGCACCGGCAAGACCGTCAGCGGCAACTTGCGCGAGCATGAGCTGGCGTTCCTGTTCGGCGAAGAGCAGCGCAAGGAAGTCGGCTCCAGCGCGGTCGCCACGCTCGAATACCAAGGGTTGCATGGCGTGCTGGCGATCGGCAGCCACGACCCGCAGCACTACAAGAGCAGCGTCGGCACACTGTTCCTGGGCTACATTGCCGAAGTGCTCGGCCGGGTCGTCCCGCGCTTCACCCAGACCCTGCGACCGGTGCGTTGA
- the xerC gene encoding tyrosine recombinase XerC — translation MERQLEAYCAYLRNERQASEHTQLAYRRDLQNVIAFCNTQGIDDWNALQVPQLRQLVVRQHQHGQSARSLARLLSAVRGLYRYLNREDLCQHNPAIGVTAPKGERRLPKVLDTDRALQLLDGGVDDDFIARRDQAILELFYSSGLRLSELTNLDLDQLDLTAGLVQVHGKGGKSRVLPVGRKAREALQQWLKLRGISAPRDNAVFLTRQGTRLGQRAIQMRVKTAGERELGQHLHPHMLRHSFASHLLESSQDLRAVQEMLGHADIGTTQIYTHLDFQHLAAVYDSAHPRAKRSKGTDS, via the coding sequence ATGGAGCGCCAGTTGGAGGCTTATTGCGCGTACCTGCGCAATGAGCGCCAGGCGTCCGAGCACACCCAACTGGCTTACCGTCGCGACCTGCAGAACGTCATCGCGTTCTGCAACACCCAGGGCATTGACGACTGGAATGCCCTGCAAGTCCCGCAGTTGCGCCAGCTGGTGGTGCGTCAACATCAGCATGGCCAGTCCGCCCGCAGCCTGGCACGCCTGCTCTCGGCGGTGCGCGGCCTGTACCGTTACCTGAACCGCGAAGACCTGTGTCAGCACAACCCGGCTATTGGCGTGACCGCGCCCAAGGGCGAGCGCCGCCTGCCCAAGGTCCTGGACACCGACCGCGCCCTGCAACTACTGGATGGGGGTGTGGACGATGACTTCATTGCCCGTCGCGACCAGGCCATTCTTGAGCTCTTCTACTCGTCCGGGCTGCGCCTCTCGGAGCTGACCAATCTTGACCTGGACCAACTGGACCTCACCGCCGGGCTGGTCCAGGTACACGGCAAGGGCGGCAAGTCGCGTGTACTGCCGGTCGGGCGCAAGGCCCGCGAGGCCCTGCAGCAGTGGCTCAAACTACGCGGCATCAGCGCACCTCGGGACAACGCGGTGTTCCTGACCCGCCAAGGCACCCGCCTCGGCCAACGGGCGATCCAGATGCGGGTCAAGACCGCCGGCGAGCGCGAGTTGGGCCAGCACTTACACCCCCACATGCTTCGCCATTCCTTCGCCAGCCACCTGCTGGAATCATCCCAGGACCTGCGCGCGGTGCAGGAGATGCTTGGCCACGCCGACATCGGCACCACGCAGATCTACACCCACCTGGACTTCCAGCACCTGGCCGCGGTGTACGACAGCGCCCACCCTCGGGCCAAACGCAGCAAAGGCACAGACTCATGA
- a CDS encoding HAD family hydrolase: MSIKLITFDLDDTLWDTAPVIASAEIVLRDWLAANAPILGGVPVEHLFAIRERLVQAEPGLKHRISALRRRVLFHALEDVGYSEKQALELANEGFEVFLHARHQVQVFPEVQPVLEILRHQYMLGVVTNGNADVRRLGLADYFKFALCAEDLGIGKPDPAPFMEALRRGEVEADAAVHIGDHPADDVAGAQRAGLRAVWFNPQGRDWAGEQAPDAQIQRLSQLPDVLSRWR; the protein is encoded by the coding sequence ATGAGCATCAAGCTGATCACCTTCGACCTGGACGACACCCTGTGGGACACCGCACCGGTGATCGCCAGCGCCGAAATTGTCCTGCGCGACTGGCTCGCGGCCAATGCCCCGATCCTGGGCGGCGTGCCGGTCGAGCATCTGTTCGCCATCCGCGAGCGCCTGGTGCAGGCCGAACCGGGCCTCAAGCACCGCATCAGCGCCTTGCGCCGCCGCGTGCTGTTCCATGCGCTGGAAGACGTCGGCTACAGCGAGAAGCAGGCCCTTGAGCTTGCCAATGAAGGTTTCGAGGTGTTCCTGCACGCTCGGCATCAAGTGCAGGTGTTTCCTGAAGTACAGCCGGTGCTGGAGATCCTGCGCCATCAGTACATGCTCGGCGTGGTCACCAACGGCAACGCCGACGTGCGTCGTCTGGGGCTGGCGGACTACTTCAAGTTCGCCTTGTGCGCCGAGGACCTGGGCATCGGTAAACCGGATCCCGCGCCGTTCATGGAGGCCCTGCGCCGAGGCGAGGTCGAGGCCGATGCCGCGGTACATATCGGCGACCATCCCGCTGATGACGTCGCAGGCGCCCAACGCGCCGGGTTGCGAGCAGTGTGGTTCAACCCCCAGGGCAGGGACTGGGCGGGTGAGCAGGCACCGGATGCACAGATCCAGCGGCTGTCGCAATTGCCGGACGTTCTGTCGCGCTGGCGCTGA
- the sutA gene encoding transcriptional regulator SutA has protein sequence MSDDDLENDDLEVGDEDEADEGLEAAADDGAEDAGEDDSPAPVAKGKSKAAVSVDEMPSMEAKQKERDALAKAMEEFLARGGKVQEVEANVVADPPKKPDNKYGSRPI, from the coding sequence ATGAGCGACGACGATCTGGAAAATGACGACCTCGAAGTAGGCGATGAAGACGAGGCCGATGAGGGCCTCGAAGCTGCGGCTGACGACGGCGCGGAAGACGCCGGCGAAGACGACAGCCCCGCACCTGTAGCCAAGGGTAAATCCAAGGCGGCGGTCTCGGTGGACGAGATGCCAAGCATGGAAGCCAAGCAGAAGGAGCGCGATGCGCTGGCCAAGGCCATGGAGGAGTTCCTTGCGCGTGGTGGCAAGGTTCAGGAGGTCGAAGCCAACGTGGTCGCCGATCCGCCCAAGAAGCCGGACAACAAGTACGGCAGCCGCCCTATCTGA
- a CDS encoding ammonium transporter codes for MTLRKIAGLGALLSLVMPGLALAEEAAPALNSGDTAWMLTATALVLFMTIPGLALFYGGMVRSKNVLSVMMQCFAITGLMSILWVVYGYSLAFDTTGMEKGVVNLYSFVGGFSKAFLSGVTPQSLTSATALFPEAVFITFQMTFAIITPALIVGAFAERMKFSAMLVFMGVWFTLVYAPIAHMVWSGDGALMWDWGVLDFAGGTVVHINAGIAGLVCCLVLGKRKGYPTTPMAPHNLGYTLMGAAMLWIGWFGFNAGSAAAANGTAGMAMLVTQIATAAAALGWMFAEWIGHGKPSALGIASGVVAGLVAITPAAGTVGPMGALIIGLASGVICYVCATSLKRKLGYDDSLDAFGVHGVGGIVGAILTGVFAAPALGGFGAVTDIAAQVWVQTKGVLFTVVYTAIVTYVILKVLDVLMGLRVNEEEESVGLDLAQHNERGYNL; via the coding sequence ATGACTCTGCGTAAGATCGCAGGGCTAGGAGCCCTATTGTCCCTCGTAATGCCCGGCCTGGCCTTGGCAGAGGAAGCTGCCCCGGCGTTGAACTCCGGCGATACCGCCTGGATGCTCACTGCCACGGCGCTGGTGCTGTTCATGACCATTCCGGGCCTGGCGCTGTTCTATGGCGGCATGGTCCGCTCCAAGAACGTGCTGTCGGTGATGATGCAATGCTTCGCCATCACCGGTCTGATGAGCATCCTCTGGGTCGTCTACGGCTACAGCCTGGCATTCGATACCACGGGTATGGAAAAGGGCGTGGTCAATCTCTATTCCTTCGTCGGCGGTTTCTCCAAGGCGTTTCTGAGTGGCGTCACGCCCCAAAGCCTGACCTCGGCCACCGCATTGTTCCCCGAGGCGGTGTTCATCACCTTCCAGATGACCTTCGCCATCATCACCCCGGCGCTGATCGTCGGTGCCTTCGCCGAGCGCATGAAATTCTCCGCCATGCTGGTGTTCATGGGCGTCTGGTTCACTTTGGTCTATGCGCCGATCGCGCACATGGTCTGGAGCGGTGACGGCGCGCTGATGTGGGACTGGGGCGTGCTCGACTTCGCCGGTGGCACCGTGGTGCACATCAATGCCGGTATCGCCGGTCTGGTCTGCTGCCTGGTGCTGGGTAAGCGCAAGGGCTACCCAACCACCCCGATGGCCCCGCACAACCTGGGCTATACGCTGATGGGCGCGGCCATGCTGTGGATCGGCTGGTTCGGTTTCAACGCAGGCTCTGCCGCCGCGGCCAACGGTACTGCCGGCATGGCCATGCTGGTCACCCAGATCGCCACGGCGGCGGCGGCGCTGGGCTGGATGTTCGCCGAGTGGATCGGCCACGGCAAACCTAGCGCCCTGGGCATCGCCTCCGGCGTGGTCGCGGGCCTGGTGGCCATCACCCCGGCGGCAGGCACCGTGGGCCCGATGGGCGCCTTGATCATCGGCCTGGCTTCGGGCGTGATCTGCTACGTCTGCGCCACCAGCCTCAAGCGCAAGCTGGGCTATGACGATTCCCTCGACGCCTTCGGCGTGCATGGTGTTGGCGGTATCGTCGGCGCCATTCTCACTGGAGTGTTCGCTGCACCTGCCCTGGGCGGCTTCGGCGCAGTCACCGATATCGCCGCACAGGTCTGGGTACAGACCAAGGGCGTGCTGTTCACTGTGGTCTACACCGCCATCGTCACCTACGTGATCCTCAAGGTGCTGGACGTGTTGATGGGGCTGCGGGTCAACGAAGAAGAAGAGTCGGTCGGCCTCGACCTGGCTCAACACAACGAGCGTGGCTACAACCTGTAA
- the glnK gene encoding P-II family nitrogen regulator encodes MKLVTAIIKPFKLDDVRESLSEIGVQGITVTEVKGFGRQKGHTELYRGAEYVVDFLPKVKIDVAIDDKDLDRVIEAITKAANTGKIGDGKIFVVNLEQAIRIRTGETDTDAI; translated from the coding sequence ATGAAGCTAGTCACTGCCATCATCAAGCCGTTCAAGCTGGACGACGTGCGCGAGTCGCTGTCGGAAATCGGCGTGCAGGGCATCACCGTGACCGAAGTCAAAGGCTTCGGTCGGCAGAAAGGCCATACCGAGCTGTATCGCGGTGCTGAGTACGTGGTCGATTTCCTGCCCAAGGTGAAGATCGACGTCGCCATCGACGACAAGGACCTTGACCGTGTAATCGAAGCCATCACCAAGGCCGCCAACACCGGCAAGATCGGTGACGGCAAGATCTTCGTGGTCAATCTGGAGCAGGCCATCCGCATCCGTACCGGCGAAACCGATACCGACGCGATCTAA
- a CDS encoding accessory factor UbiK family protein: protein MLAPKAFLDALSDQASRLFSGDTAQPRAELESQFKVLMQGAFSKLDLVSRDEFDSQMVVLARTRARLEALEKQLAELEARIAPSAQE, encoded by the coding sequence ATGCTCGCGCCCAAAGCCTTTCTCGACGCCCTGAGCGACCAGGCCTCGCGCCTGTTCAGCGGCGATACCGCACAACCTCGCGCCGAACTGGAAAGCCAGTTCAAGGTCCTCATGCAAGGCGCTTTCAGCAAGCTGGACCTGGTCAGCCGCGACGAATTCGACAGCCAGATGGTCGTCCTGGCGCGCACACGCGCACGCCTGGAAGCCCTGGAAAAGCAGTTGGCCGAGCTGGAAGCACGGATCGCGCCATCCGCTCAGGAATGA
- a CDS encoding GIY-YIG nuclease family protein codes for MQREAIEQALALKSSMQAAIDTGEIENRQQLMELAASHNLAVTRNGIDYAGFMCASGKRFRVHFNFNDRPVKEKRVKGERKRKITTGFWIYALIAQSKSGQRKACYVGQAADLRKRFREHLHRQREGHGSYALFRWAAQEQVDIQAVVLTWAPGTQSNATHFEGYWLQRAENAGFETPDAHKWGKLPRPDSLPDQPLLWPTTEVQKSAISLIEVVMQKLTPQVLCFKDELNTTSFASQ; via the coding sequence ATGCAGCGCGAAGCAATCGAGCAGGCATTAGCACTGAAGAGCTCAATGCAAGCAGCAATTGACACAGGAGAGATCGAAAACCGCCAGCAATTGATGGAATTAGCCGCTAGCCACAACTTAGCCGTGACCAGAAACGGTATTGACTATGCTGGATTCATGTGCGCAAGCGGGAAGCGATTTAGGGTTCACTTCAACTTCAACGATCGCCCAGTGAAGGAGAAAAGAGTTAAGGGTGAACGTAAACGAAAAATCACTACTGGCTTCTGGATCTATGCCCTAATCGCGCAAAGCAAAAGTGGCCAGCGCAAGGCTTGCTACGTAGGCCAAGCGGCCGATCTACGCAAACGTTTTAGAGAACATCTCCATCGACAGCGAGAAGGACATGGGTCCTACGCCTTATTCAGGTGGGCAGCTCAGGAGCAAGTCGATATTCAGGCAGTAGTACTTACCTGGGCACCAGGAACACAGAGTAACGCAACCCACTTTGAGGGCTACTGGCTGCAGCGGGCAGAGAATGCCGGTTTCGAAACTCCCGACGCACACAAGTGGGGTAAGTTGCCGCGACCTGATAGCTTGCCAGACCAGCCCCTCCTCTGGCCAACCACAGAGGTACAAAAAAGCGCGATATCTCTGATCGAGGTCGTGATGCAAAAGCTCACTCCTCAGGTTCTCTGCTTTAAAGATGAGCTAAATACAACGTCCTTTGCAAGTCAGTAA
- a CDS encoding antitoxin Xre-like helix-turn-helix domain-containing protein gives METSNHAVMSRQQAAVALRVAVRILRGWQATVQQACRILRVSPATYYSASRDQVSGRRLDLDQQQRVSLVLNIHASLRTVFTNPANVSSFPVLKNDNPFFDGRSPLDIMAQGDLISLYEAYKRIDQMKWLGEA, from the coding sequence ATGGAAACGTCAAATCATGCTGTGATGTCCAGGCAGCAAGCCGCTGTGGCTTTGAGGGTTGCGGTGCGCATTCTCCGTGGATGGCAGGCTACAGTTCAGCAGGCTTGCCGAATCCTTAGGGTATCCCCGGCTACTTACTACAGCGCGTCCCGGGACCAGGTCTCAGGTCGACGGCTCGATCTTGATCAACAGCAGCGGGTCAGCTTGGTGCTGAACATTCATGCCTCTTTGCGCACGGTCTTCACTAATCCGGCCAATGTCAGTAGTTTCCCTGTGTTGAAGAACGACAACCCGTTTTTTGATGGTCGTTCTCCGCTGGATATCATGGCTCAGGGAGATCTCATCTCGCTTTACGAGGCCTATAAGCGCATTGACCAGATGAAGTGGTTGGGTGAAGCCTAA
- a CDS encoding helix-turn-helix domain-containing protein, which translates to MNIKLLGSQIKVARKRRGMSLKMLGEKAGVHYAQISRMERGEGVLLSKNLRKVCEILQVPVPLASGASSSGDLPQKVQDLINAWPQSEQLIRSVVDALETALENGDASVARP; encoded by the coding sequence ATGAACATTAAGCTACTCGGCTCCCAGATCAAGGTGGCACGAAAACGAAGGGGTATGTCACTGAAAATGCTGGGAGAAAAGGCAGGTGTTCATTACGCGCAGATCTCTCGGATGGAGCGTGGTGAAGGCGTTTTGCTTAGCAAAAATTTGCGAAAAGTTTGCGAAATATTGCAAGTGCCTGTGCCGCTTGCAAGCGGTGCCTCATCAAGCGGTGACTTGCCGCAGAAGGTACAAGACCTCATCAATGCCTGGCCGCAGAGTGAGCAGCTGATTCGAAGCGTCGTAGATGCTCTGGAGACAGCTCTAGAGAATGGAGATGCCTCAGTAGCCCGTCCTTGA
- a CDS encoding DUF4031 domain-containing protein translates to MAVYVDSEGIRWRGREWCHLVADSLDELHTFADRLGLKRSWFQSKTLYPHYDVTKTVRTRALALGAQGADRETIVSCARRMRSEMIQLYRATAASA, encoded by the coding sequence ATGGCTGTGTACGTGGACTCAGAAGGAATTCGTTGGAGGGGGCGCGAGTGGTGCCATCTGGTTGCAGATTCGCTCGATGAATTGCATACCTTTGCCGATCGCTTGGGGTTGAAGCGCAGCTGGTTTCAATCCAAAACCCTCTACCCCCACTACGACGTCACAAAAACCGTTCGCACTCGAGCGCTAGCTTTGGGAGCTCAAGGGGCAGATCGTGAAACAATCGTAAGTTGCGCGAGACGAATGCGATCCGAGATGATCCAGCTCTACAGAGCCACCGCCGCTAGCGCATAG
- a CDS encoding nucleoside triphosphate pyrophosphohydrolase family protein, whose amino-acid sequence MPRPKPQPMPLSIPEYRLKACKTNQFEQTAEGFQQLKFGYFGEVGGLLSAVKKSGRDNLAATVTELAAEELGDALWYLINVAALVDVDHNQIGDSCLIALRKQYGETEQEPVEPVTFRHIDSLMEVRRKPDSIDRSTQLGRLANHAGQMATTTYQAYKSMAPHVRASNLGMHLAELAVACASFDLRLEDVARANLDKIHSRWPGDEKSFPAPFDEGFPEHERFPPIIAMKFIERGKGTNAYVVQSLHGVFIGDRLTDNSNEPDDYRFHDVFHLAYLAYLGWSPVLRGLLKRKRKSDPKKDENEDGARAMIIEEGIATWIFNHAKTHRFDGEDKQRGLDYNVLKQIRSMVEGYEVDKCQLWQWETAILKGFEVFRQLQKHRSGTVTVDVLNHTMHFDLPTKNPQP is encoded by the coding sequence ATGCCCAGGCCCAAGCCTCAACCCATGCCCCTTTCTATCCCTGAGTATCGCCTCAAGGCCTGCAAGACAAACCAGTTCGAACAGACCGCTGAGGGATTTCAGCAGCTCAAATTTGGATACTTCGGTGAGGTTGGCGGCCTGCTGTCTGCCGTAAAAAAATCCGGCCGCGACAACCTCGCAGCGACAGTGACAGAGCTCGCGGCAGAGGAGCTAGGGGACGCGCTTTGGTACCTAATCAACGTTGCAGCGCTTGTTGATGTCGACCACAACCAGATAGGTGACAGCTGCCTGATCGCCCTGCGTAAGCAGTATGGGGAAACGGAACAAGAGCCGGTTGAGCCAGTGACCTTTCGCCACATCGACAGCTTGATGGAGGTTCGGAGAAAGCCGGACTCCATCGATCGCTCCACGCAGCTAGGTCGACTCGCAAATCATGCCGGCCAAATGGCAACGACGACGTACCAAGCCTACAAATCGATGGCACCTCACGTTCGCGCTTCGAACCTCGGGATGCACCTGGCTGAGCTCGCCGTGGCCTGTGCCAGCTTCGACTTGAGGTTAGAAGATGTTGCACGCGCGAATCTGGACAAGATTCACAGCAGATGGCCAGGCGATGAAAAGTCTTTCCCTGCCCCTTTCGATGAAGGCTTTCCGGAGCACGAACGCTTTCCACCGATCATCGCCATGAAATTCATTGAGCGCGGCAAAGGGACCAATGCCTATGTTGTTCAAAGCCTGCACGGGGTGTTCATCGGCGACCGTCTGACGGACAACAGCAATGAACCTGATGACTATCGCTTCCACGACGTGTTCCACTTGGCGTATCTGGCTTACCTGGGCTGGTCTCCTGTCCTCAGAGGGCTGCTCAAGCGCAAACGCAAGTCAGACCCCAAGAAAGATGAGAATGAGGATGGCGCTCGCGCCATGATCATTGAGGAAGGCATTGCCACCTGGATCTTCAACCACGCTAAAACTCACCGCTTCGACGGCGAGGACAAGCAACGCGGCCTGGACTACAACGTCCTCAAGCAGATCCGAAGCATGGTTGAAGGTTACGAGGTGGACAAATGCCAGCTTTGGCAATGGGAAACAGCGATTCTCAAGGGCTTCGAGGTATTCCGGCAATTGCAAAAGCACCGAAGCGGCACGGTTACCGTCGATGTGCTCAACCACACCATGCATTTTGATCTACCAACGAAGAACCCGCAGCCATGA
- a CDS encoding uracil-DNA glycosylase produces MTPTAFVNALSELKLDNVFNPYADTCPVHDRADAVASRRRNLRGYLKAAAEIGVDTIWMGRDLGYRGGRRTGLALTDEFHLPEMTQRYPGSNFKQATLGPAIAERTASEIWSVLRAVELPPLLWNVFPFHPHEPGNPFSNRKFTARELQQVDDLNGTLIKWLKVKRVVAIGQDALSYASRFGVEVVGIRHPSYGGIKDFRNGMSALYGIPVETLDPKRQASLF; encoded by the coding sequence ATGACCCCTACAGCTTTCGTGAACGCCTTGTCCGAGTTGAAACTGGACAACGTGTTTAACCCCTATGCCGATACCTGCCCGGTTCATGATCGCGCCGACGCTGTCGCGTCGCGTCGACGCAACCTGCGAGGCTATCTGAAGGCCGCTGCTGAGATCGGGGTGGATACGATCTGGATGGGGCGTGACCTGGGCTACCGCGGAGGACGACGCACAGGGCTGGCACTTACCGACGAGTTCCATCTGCCGGAAATGACTCAGCGGTACCCAGGCTCGAATTTCAAGCAAGCAACACTGGGCCCAGCTATCGCGGAGCGCACTGCGTCTGAGATTTGGTCGGTACTTCGAGCCGTTGAGTTGCCGCCATTGCTGTGGAATGTGTTCCCGTTCCATCCTCACGAGCCAGGCAATCCATTCAGCAATCGAAAATTCACTGCGCGAGAACTTCAGCAAGTCGACGATCTGAATGGAACGCTGATCAAATGGCTCAAAGTGAAGCGAGTTGTCGCAATTGGCCAAGACGCCCTCAGCTATGCCAGCCGATTCGGAGTCGAGGTTGTGGGTATACGACATCCAAGCTATGGCGGGATCAAGGACTTCCGAAACGGAATGAGTGCACTCTATGGCATCCCCGTTGAAACCCTTGACCCCAAGCGCCAGGCGTCGCTCTTCTAG
- a CDS encoding C1 family peptidase: protein MTDLNRSFVDEDLGPEYFYRATLSRIPGWKPGDGLQIPAAIEASQLGHPKEREYPYQADEPQVPLEALPEDLALHGRPIKFFAADVGHLIGSMQAMVPMGLALKLTLDFYQPVDGVIPFSPTVLPGAMMHAVVAVGLGYDEGSQPWFLIRNTWGEAWGLNGHAWISAAYIESHAACAFGVEHGSSDSR, encoded by the coding sequence GTGACCGATCTCAACAGGTCATTCGTGGATGAAGATCTCGGCCCAGAGTATTTTTACCGCGCAACGCTCTCGAGAATTCCTGGCTGGAAACCTGGAGACGGATTGCAGATTCCTGCAGCAATTGAAGCCTCGCAGCTCGGCCATCCTAAAGAGCGCGAGTACCCCTACCAGGCTGATGAGCCTCAGGTTCCGCTTGAAGCGCTTCCAGAGGATCTTGCGCTGCATGGGCGCCCAATCAAATTCTTCGCTGCAGATGTTGGGCATCTCATTGGCAGTATGCAGGCCATGGTACCTATGGGCTTGGCGTTGAAACTGACGCTCGACTTCTACCAGCCTGTGGATGGAGTTATCCCTTTCAGTCCGACAGTATTGCCGGGTGCGATGATGCACGCGGTCGTTGCCGTCGGCCTGGGCTATGACGAAGGCTCACAGCCTTGGTTTCTGATTAGAAATACCTGGGGAGAGGCATGGGGGCTCAATGGCCATGCCTGGATATCCGCCGCTTACATCGAGTCGCACGCTGCGTGCGCATTTGGAGTAGAACATGGCAGTTCTGATTCACGGTGA